One window of the Chitinimonas sp. BJYL2 genome contains the following:
- a CDS encoding alpha/beta fold hydrolase, whose protein sequence is MVARLGQVLVGRESGVYRMHFREWGDPDNPRVLICAHGLTRNGRDFDLLARQLSDHFRVIAPDVVGRGESDWLRDPMGYQLPLYVQDMLVLIARLNVLSVSWLGTSMGGLIGMLLAALPGSPVKRLLLNDVGPLLAASALQRIADYVGQAPAFPDRAAAETYIRAVSAPFGPHDDAQWAYLTEVMLKAEGGHWRLNYDPAIAHPFRVGLNGQDVSLWPMYDAIQCPVMVTRGAQSDLLSVETACAMSERGPKAAWVDFDGVGHAPTFLHDNQIQVAREFLIA, encoded by the coding sequence ATGGTGGCACGACTCGGCCAGGTTCTGGTCGGCAGGGAAAGCGGCGTATACCGGATGCACTTCCGCGAGTGGGGCGACCCCGACAATCCCCGCGTACTGATCTGCGCCCACGGCCTGACCCGCAATGGTCGCGACTTTGACCTGCTTGCCAGGCAACTGTCTGATCACTTCAGGGTGATTGCGCCTGATGTCGTGGGCCGGGGTGAAAGCGATTGGTTGCGGGACCCGATGGGATATCAGTTGCCGCTGTATGTTCAGGACATGCTGGTACTGATCGCGCGGCTCAATGTGCTCTCGGTGAGCTGGCTGGGCACCTCGATGGGCGGCCTGATCGGCATGCTCCTGGCTGCCTTGCCCGGCTCACCCGTCAAACGCCTGTTGCTGAATGACGTCGGCCCGCTGTTGGCGGCCAGCGCCCTTCAGCGTATCGCCGACTATGTGGGGCAGGCACCCGCCTTTCCGGATCGTGCGGCAGCAGAGACGTATATCCGCGCCGTTTCAGCACCCTTTGGTCCTCATGATGATGCCCAGTGGGCTTACCTGACCGAGGTCATGCTCAAGGCGGAAGGGGGGCATTGGCGACTGAACTATGATCCGGCCATTGCCCACCCATTTCGCGTTGGTCTGAATGGTCAGGATGTCAGTCTGTGGCCCATGTACGATGCCATCCAGTGCCCCGTAATGGTGACCCGCGGCGCGCAGTCCGACCTGCTATCCGTTGAGACCGCCTGTGCCATGAGCGAGCGTGGACCCAAGGCTGCCTGGGTGGACTTTGACGGCGTGGGCCACGCGCCCACCTTTCTGCACGACAACCAGATCCAGGTAGCCAGGGAATTTCTGATCGCCTAG
- the rarD gene encoding EamA family transporter RarD — MRTGIIYAASAYFIWGLLPLYLKALSEVPAAEILMHRMIWSLCFLLVVLAVRRQWQWLKPALGDPNVMWRFIASATVLSINWFLYIWAVNSGRVVDASLGYFINPLVNVMFGYFLLKERLRLSQWSAIAVAAIGVLWLTVQAGQLPWIGLMLAASFGTYGLLRKTAPLGALEGLSLETLLLTPFALAYIGWLASQGQSGFMNGSSLTQALLIAAGPITAIPLLLFAAGARRIPMTLLGLLQYIGPTLQMGLGVFLWHEPFSQTKFIGFALIWSALAIYTLEGLWFNRQQRAALA; from the coding sequence GTGAGAACCGGGATCATTTATGCAGCCAGTGCCTACTTCATCTGGGGCTTGCTGCCGCTTTATCTGAAGGCCCTGAGCGAGGTACCCGCAGCGGAAATCCTCATGCACCGGATGATCTGGTCGCTGTGTTTCCTGCTCGTGGTACTGGCGGTACGCCGTCAGTGGCAATGGCTCAAACCGGCACTGGGCGATCCCAATGTCATGTGGCGCTTCATTGCCAGCGCTACCGTGTTGTCGATCAACTGGTTTCTGTATATCTGGGCCGTCAATAGTGGTCGCGTCGTGGATGCGAGCCTCGGCTACTTCATCAATCCGCTGGTCAATGTCATGTTTGGCTACTTCCTGCTCAAGGAACGGCTCAGACTGTCACAGTGGTCCGCGATTGCTGTCGCCGCCATCGGGGTGTTGTGGCTGACAGTGCAGGCCGGCCAACTGCCCTGGATTGGGCTGATGCTGGCCGCCAGTTTCGGCACCTATGGCCTGCTGCGCAAGACGGCCCCCTTGGGCGCGCTCGAAGGCTTGTCCCTGGAGACCCTGCTGCTCACGCCGTTTGCGTTGGCCTACATAGGCTGGCTCGCCAGCCAGGGCCAAAGCGGCTTCATGAATGGCAGTTCGCTGACACAGGCCCTGCTGATTGCGGCGGGCCCCATTACCGCCATTCCCTTGTTACTGTTTGCAGCTGGCGCCCGGCGCATTCCCATGACCCTGCTGGGGCTGCTGCAATATATCGGCCCGACCCTGCAGATGGGTCTGGGCGTCTTTCTCTGGCATGAGCCATTCAGCCAGACCAAGTTCATCGGCTTTGCGCTGATCTGGTCTGCCCTTGCCATCTATACGCTGGAAGGGCTGTGGTTCAACCGGCAGCAACGCGCGGCGCTGGCGTAA
- a CDS encoding SRPBCC family protein — MHFEHLVQINNPDDPLLTVMSRAQLWRGLMRRVEKPEEFLVGVESVRIIERGEDWLKREMQLGALLVQDHILLAHEHIIQFATAPSAQHGGGHFTMVIEEPSPGDLFVRFRYETSLPEAGEATTEADDAYFADYVKSAYRATDIDAIRWIRELLETGQLD; from the coding sequence ATGCATTTCGAGCATCTTGTTCAGATCAACAATCCGGACGATCCACTACTCACCGTCATGAGTCGCGCCCAGTTGTGGCGAGGACTGATGCGCAGGGTCGAGAAGCCCGAGGAGTTTCTCGTCGGCGTGGAGTCGGTGCGCATCATCGAGCGTGGTGAGGATTGGCTCAAGCGCGAGATGCAGTTGGGCGCCTTGCTAGTACAGGACCACATCCTGCTGGCCCACGAGCACATCATCCAGTTCGCCACGGCCCCCAGTGCGCAACACGGTGGCGGCCACTTCACGATGGTGATCGAGGAGCCGAGCCCCGGGGACCTGTTCGTACGCTTTCGTTACGAAACCAGCCTGCCGGAGGCCGGCGAAGCGACGACGGAAGCCGATGATGCCTACTTTGCCGATTATGTGAAATCCGCCTACCGAGCTACCGATATCGATGCCATTCGCTGGATACGCGAATTGCTCGAAACCGGGCAGCTCGATTAA
- a CDS encoding cold-shock protein, which translates to MANGTVKWFNDSKGFGFITPDDGGEDLFAHFSQIQSNGFKSLQENQKVSFDVTTGPKGKQASNIKPV; encoded by the coding sequence ATGGCTAACGGTACCGTTAAGTGGTTCAATGACTCCAAGGGCTTCGGCTTCATCACTCCTGATGATGGCGGCGAAGACCTGTTCGCACACTTCTCGCAAATCCAGTCGAACGGCTTCAAGTCGCTCCAGGAAAACCAGAAGGTGTCCTTCGATGTGACGACTGGCCCCAAGGGCAAGCAAGCATCGAACATCAAGCCTGTCTAA
- a CDS encoding DUF1415 domain-containing protein has protein sequence MIDKESVIADTRDWLEKAVIGLNLCPFARAVYVKEQVRYVVSTAPHLDGLLEELDRELQLLAATPAAEIDTTLLIHPALLTDFAEYNDFLAWAEGAVVDNGLEGCLQVASFHPHYQFADTEPDDITNYTNRAPYPTLHLLREDSIDRAVAAFPDAAAIFERNMETLQKLGHEGWRKLGLKATPKA, from the coding sequence ATGATCGATAAGGAAAGTGTCATTGCCGATACGCGCGACTGGCTCGAGAAGGCGGTCATCGGCCTCAATCTATGCCCCTTCGCGCGCGCGGTGTACGTGAAGGAGCAGGTGCGCTATGTGGTCAGTACGGCACCGCATCTTGATGGCTTGCTCGAAGAGCTGGACCGCGAACTCCAGTTATTGGCGGCCACCCCGGCAGCCGAGATCGATACGACCCTGCTCATCCATCCGGCGCTGCTGACCGATTTTGCCGAGTACAACGATTTTCTGGCTTGGGCCGAGGGTGCTGTGGTGGACAACGGGCTGGAAGGCTGTCTGCAAGTGGCAAGCTTTCACCCGCATTACCAGTTTGCCGATACCGAGCCAGACGACATCACCAACTATACGAACCGCGCGCCTTACCCCACCCTGCATCTGCTGCGCGAGGACAGTATCGATCGTGCCGTGGCGGCCTTTCCTGATGCAGCGGCCATCTTCGAGCGAAACATGGAGACCCTGCAGAAGCTGGGGCATGAAGGGTGGCGCAAGCTGGGTCTGAAAGCGACGCCAAAGGCTTGA
- a CDS encoding HD-GYP domain-containing protein, translating into MTSSNESGYIHPSQLCVGLYVRLELDWLEHPFTFNQFKITKQEQIDTLQSLGLDRIKVDMKRSDAKPLPAPAEPPPPAVVADRTAQDAAIVAKRVRIERLAQHRSALNECERKFQGAARALKAITRNLFARPGESMEEAAALIGGLVDSMLTERDIAIHLMNDKAANEEMYFHQLNVAVLALMLGRQLNMDREQLTELGMGALFHDIGKVELPSQLINKTEPLSPSEQDLMMRHTNFGLDIGKKLGLTPEALAIVFQHHEYVDGSGYPHALSGDGILPLSKLVSIVNEYDNLCNRPNPRDSLTPYEALATMFGQQRKRFDPQALGIFIRCMGVYPPGTLVQLSNNALGLVMSVNASKPLKPTVLIYDPSVPKHEAIILDLETEPDLTIIKSIRPGLLPAPVFAYLNPRKRMTYYCDALPGNPPPN; encoded by the coding sequence ATGACCAGCAGCAACGAATCTGGCTACATTCATCCCTCCCAGCTCTGCGTGGGACTTTACGTGCGGCTGGAGCTCGACTGGCTGGAACATCCGTTCACGTTCAACCAGTTCAAGATCACCAAGCAGGAACAGATTGATACCCTGCAATCACTGGGGCTGGACCGCATCAAGGTGGACATGAAGCGTAGCGATGCCAAGCCCCTGCCCGCCCCCGCCGAACCTCCCCCGCCCGCGGTGGTTGCGGACCGGACAGCGCAGGATGCGGCGATTGTTGCCAAGCGCGTACGGATTGAGCGTCTGGCCCAGCATCGCTCGGCACTGAACGAATGCGAGCGCAAGTTCCAAGGGGCAGCCAGAGCGCTCAAGGCCATTACCCGCAATCTGTTCGCGCGACCGGGCGAATCCATGGAAGAAGCCGCTGCCCTGATCGGTGGGCTGGTCGACTCGATGCTGACCGAGCGCGACATTGCCATCCATCTGATGAACGACAAGGCCGCCAATGAGGAAATGTATTTCCACCAGCTGAACGTTGCCGTGCTGGCGCTGATGCTGGGTCGGCAACTCAATATGGACAGGGAGCAACTGACCGAGCTGGGTATGGGCGCACTGTTCCACGATATCGGCAAGGTGGAGTTGCCAAGTCAGCTGATCAACAAGACCGAGCCACTAAGCCCCAGTGAGCAGGATCTGATGATGCGGCATACCAATTTCGGACTGGATATCGGCAAGAAACTGGGATTGACTCCCGAAGCGCTGGCCATCGTGTTCCAGCACCACGAGTATGTCGATGGCAGCGGCTACCCGCATGCCTTGTCGGGGGATGGCATCCTGCCGCTGTCCAAACTCGTCAGCATCGTCAATGAGTACGACAACCTCTGCAACCGGCCCAATCCCAGGGATTCGCTCACCCCTTACGAGGCGCTGGCTACCATGTTCGGGCAGCAACGCAAGCGGTTTGATCCGCAGGCACTGGGCATTTTCATTCGCTGCATGGGCGTTTATCCACCCGGGACACTCGTGCAGCTTTCCAATAACGCCTTGGGGCTGGTGATGTCGGTGAACGCGAGCAAACCGCTCAAGCCCACCGTGCTGATCTACGATCCCTCCGTCCCCAAGCACGAGGCCATCATTCTGGATTTGGAAACCGAACCAGACCTCACCATCATCAAAAGCATCCGCCCTGGCCTGCTGCCTGCTCCCGTTTTCGCCTATCTGAATCCACGCAAGCGGATGACTTACTACTGCGATGCCCTGCCGGGCAATCCGCCCCCGAACTGA
- a CDS encoding Ig-like domain-containing protein, whose translation MPARTPLQTASLLLITLLAPTLVQAADKPAENEGSLQFTGDTARASIGIRKGGDFQGELLGVLSEDARSAWLGQIWLGGSAGGVQLDYHVLGDGAVEKYFVALDQNRQRDHKLSAGYGREYANWFGNAYLSHGLTGKRLVGEQTTQVQTQTSGNDAGRPFVDTLTVSTLSRTFEKAYDLGVGLRLGRYFDETSVRLTGGLDHEWGKAGARQTSVSALLEKFFVGTPHSLALDLEHYRKQGSAEVRRNDSRFVLSYRYNFGKPNSQHERSYRITAEQSAGTPPTVIPERTERKLVKTTASMNADAFFDFSSSKLTPLARTELDRISDVLKQNPREGNIRIVGHTCDIGGHAINDKLSLKRAQAVLDYLISKGGLSADAAVVEGKGKREPRFGATEEGRAKNRRVELEFITVTEKEELVTIAAQTTPGTPATVSYRRELIEQEPAWMRAALRNPSTHKRAVDVYRTVEQTQSTSTTRQWLNRAPSAGNDSFQAVAGVATLLALTSNDNDPDTDDGITLLSVGAANHGQLTIVGNQVRYLAPADFTGEDSFSYQIQDKQGAKAEARVTVTVSRPNVAPVAADDTYTVAAGSSSLLAVTSNDTDADAGDVISIASLGTPAHGQVTIEGNQIRYVAPVGYAGADSFSYKIKDAQGAISEAQVSIAVISPNRAPTAVDDRFWVSGSVPSTVDVLRNDSDPDGDTLTIISVTQPQNGNGTVSIEGNKVVFKPFNLFLYDYFTYTVSDGRGGVATANVTLIDP comes from the coding sequence ATGCCCGCTCGCACACCGCTGCAAACTGCTTCCCTGCTCCTGATCACCCTGCTTGCGCCGACGCTGGTCCAGGCTGCCGACAAACCCGCCGAGAACGAGGGCAGCCTCCAGTTCACCGGGGATACCGCGCGTGCCTCCATCGGCATTCGCAAGGGTGGCGACTTTCAGGGTGAACTACTGGGCGTGCTGAGTGAAGATGCCCGCTCGGCCTGGCTGGGCCAGATCTGGTTAGGTGGCTCGGCCGGCGGGGTGCAGCTGGACTACCACGTGCTGGGCGACGGCGCCGTCGAGAAGTATTTTGTTGCCCTCGACCAGAATCGCCAGCGCGACCACAAGCTCAGCGCCGGCTATGGCCGGGAATATGCGAACTGGTTCGGCAATGCCTACTTGAGCCATGGACTCACGGGCAAGCGGCTGGTCGGCGAGCAGACCACGCAGGTGCAGACGCAGACCAGCGGTAATGACGCCGGCCGCCCGTTTGTCGATACCCTGACCGTGAGCACGTTATCGCGCACCTTTGAAAAGGCTTACGACTTGGGCGTGGGCTTGCGCCTTGGGCGCTATTTCGATGAAACGTCCGTGCGCCTGACGGGCGGCTTGGATCATGAGTGGGGCAAGGCCGGTGCCCGGCAAACCAGCGTATCTGCACTGCTGGAAAAATTCTTCGTCGGCACACCTCATAGTCTCGCGCTGGATCTCGAACACTATCGCAAGCAAGGCTCAGCCGAGGTGCGCCGTAACGACAGCCGCTTTGTCCTGAGCTACCGCTATAACTTCGGCAAGCCGAACAGCCAGCACGAGCGTAGCTATCGCATCACGGCAGAGCAAAGCGCGGGAACACCGCCAACCGTGATTCCCGAGCGCACCGAGCGCAAGCTGGTGAAGACCACAGCGAGCATGAATGCCGATGCGTTCTTCGATTTCAGCAGCAGCAAGCTGACGCCACTGGCGCGTACCGAGCTGGACCGCATCAGTGATGTGCTCAAGCAGAATCCGCGGGAAGGCAATATCCGTATCGTTGGCCACACCTGCGATATCGGTGGCCACGCCATCAATGACAAGCTATCGCTCAAGCGCGCTCAGGCGGTGCTGGACTACCTGATCAGCAAGGGTGGCTTGAGCGCTGATGCCGCCGTCGTGGAAGGCAAAGGCAAGCGCGAGCCGCGTTTCGGCGCCACGGAAGAAGGTCGTGCCAAGAACCGCCGCGTGGAACTCGAATTCATCACCGTGACCGAGAAGGAAGAGCTGGTCACGATTGCTGCACAAACCACACCGGGCACCCCGGCCACGGTGAGCTATCGCCGCGAACTGATCGAGCAAGAGCCTGCATGGATGCGTGCAGCGCTGAGGAATCCCAGCACGCACAAGCGCGCTGTGGATGTTTACCGCACGGTCGAACAGACGCAATCGACTTCCACCACGCGCCAGTGGCTGAACCGTGCGCCCAGCGCGGGTAACGACAGCTTCCAGGCAGTCGCCGGCGTCGCCACCCTGCTGGCGCTGACCAGCAACGATAACGATCCCGATACGGACGATGGCATTACCCTGCTGTCGGTCGGCGCTGCCAACCATGGGCAGCTCACCATCGTCGGTAATCAGGTCCGTTATCTGGCCCCGGCTGATTTCACCGGCGAGGACAGCTTCAGCTACCAGATCCAGGACAAACAGGGTGCCAAGGCAGAGGCCCGTGTCACGGTAACCGTCAGCCGCCCCAATGTGGCCCCCGTTGCCGCAGATGATACTTACACGGTCGCAGCAGGTAGCAGCAGCTTGCTGGCCGTCACCAGCAATGACACTGATGCCGATGCCGGCGATGTGATCTCGATTGCTTCGCTTGGCACGCCGGCGCATGGCCAGGTCACCATCGAGGGTAACCAGATTCGCTATGTTGCGCCGGTCGGTTATGCCGGCGCAGACAGCTTTAGCTACAAGATCAAGGATGCCCAAGGAGCCATCTCCGAAGCGCAGGTCAGCATCGCGGTGATTTCACCTAATCGCGCACCTACTGCCGTGGATGATCGCTTCTGGGTCAGTGGCTCCGTACCCAGCACGGTGGATGTGTTGCGCAATGACAGTGATCCGGATGGCGACACCCTTACCATCATCAGTGTCACCCAGCCGCAGAACGGCAATGGTACGGTCAGCATCGAAGGGAACAAGGTGGTGTTCAAGCCATTCAATCTGTTTCTTTATGATTACTTCACCTACACCGTCAGCGATGGCCGCGGTGGTGTCGCCACCGCGAACGTAACGCTGATCGACCCCTGA
- the folE gene encoding GTP cyclohydrolase I, giving the protein MSKSPNRDTTTADQPVSFRIRSRIQQAQRRFHANDNIAEFIEPGELDELLNEVEGKLKGVLDSLVIDTESDHNTQDTARRVAKMYIKEVFQGRYVPEPAVTEFPNVEHLNELMIVGPITVRSACSHHFCPIIGKLWIGIMPNQHSNLIGLSKYARLAEWIMTRPQIQEEAVIQVADLLQDKMNPDGLALVMEADHFCMNWRGVKDMNARMINSVMRGVFLKDASLRREFLSLLDNKRS; this is encoded by the coding sequence GTGAGCAAATCACCCAACCGGGACACGACAACGGCCGACCAGCCCGTCTCCTTCCGGATTCGCAGCCGTATTCAGCAAGCACAGCGGCGTTTTCACGCCAATGACAACATCGCAGAGTTCATCGAGCCCGGTGAGCTGGACGAATTGCTGAATGAAGTCGAAGGCAAGCTCAAGGGCGTGCTGGACAGTCTGGTGATCGATACGGAAAGCGATCACAACACCCAGGACACAGCGCGCCGTGTAGCCAAGATGTATATCAAGGAGGTTTTCCAGGGTCGCTACGTGCCTGAACCGGCCGTCACCGAATTCCCCAATGTCGAGCACCTCAATGAACTGATGATCGTTGGGCCGATCACGGTACGCAGCGCCTGCTCACACCATTTTTGCCCCATCATCGGCAAGCTGTGGATCGGCATCATGCCGAACCAGCACTCGAACCTGATCGGCCTCTCCAAATACGCTCGGCTGGCCGAGTGGATCATGACCCGCCCCCAGATCCAGGAAGAAGCTGTGATCCAGGTGGCGGATCTTCTGCAAGACAAGATGAATCCCGACGGTCTTGCCCTGGTAATGGAAGCCGATCACTTCTGCATGAACTGGCGCGGCGTGAAAGACATGAACGCCCGCATGATCAACAGCGTGATGCGCGGCGTGTTCCTCAAGGATGCCAGCCTGCGCCGCGAATTCCTGTCCCTGCTCGATAACAAGCGCTCCTGA
- a CDS encoding BLUF domain-containing protein: MLVRLLYASRAAQPLSSEVVDTILSQSRKHNTDHGVTGILCYSGDIFMQVLEGGRKEVSSLYNTIVRDGRHRNVELLHFEEITERRFSGWTMGQVNLAKVNPSTLLKYSARPVLDPFLVSGAASMALLDELIATAAIVGRPL; this comes from the coding sequence ATGCTCGTTCGCCTGCTTTATGCCAGCCGCGCCGCCCAGCCTCTCAGCAGCGAGGTGGTAGATACCATCCTCTCCCAGTCACGCAAACACAATACCGATCACGGCGTCACGGGCATTCTCTGCTACAGCGGCGATATCTTCATGCAGGTACTGGAGGGTGGGCGCAAGGAAGTCTCCTCGCTCTACAACACCATCGTGCGCGATGGTCGCCATCGCAATGTGGAGCTGCTGCACTTTGAAGAGATCACCGAGCGCCGCTTCTCAGGCTGGACCATGGGTCAGGTCAACCTCGCCAAGGTCAACCCTTCCACCTTGCTAAAATACTCGGCACGTCCCGTGCTTGATCCATTCCTCGTCAGTGGTGCTGCCTCCATGGCCCTGCTTGATGAGCTGATTGCCACGGCTGCCATTGTTGGTCGCCCTCTCTGA